A DNA window from Candidatus Methylomirabilota bacterium contains the following coding sequences:
- a CDS encoding branched-chain amino acid ABC transporter permease produces the protein MEVLLVSLLNGLVYGMLLFMLASGLTLIFSMMGVLNFAHASMYMLGAYFAYSVSRVIGFWPALVIAPILCGVLGALVEMYALRRVHLNGHIAELLFTVGLAFIIEKGVQMAWGLLPVPYRVPPVLDRALFHVYGSNFHAYRGFMLLISILMFVAIWLLLTRTRIGLVIQAALTHPEMVGALGHNVPRVFTIVFAGGSVLAGLAGVIGGNYLVTEPSMAATMGPIVFVVVVFGGLGSLAGCFLASLIMGLVQTYAVVLDVSFADLLARLGLKVTSATPLAEVLTMPLPRVGALLPYLMLILVLLIKPRGLMGTRDT, from the coding sequence ATGGAAGTCCTCCTCGTCTCGCTGCTCAACGGGCTCGTCTACGGCATGCTGCTCTTCATGCTGGCGAGCGGGCTCACGCTCATCTTCTCGATGATGGGCGTGCTCAACTTCGCCCACGCGAGCATGTACATGCTCGGCGCCTACTTCGCGTACTCGGTGAGCCGCGTGATCGGCTTCTGGCCCGCGCTGGTGATCGCGCCGATCCTGTGCGGCGTGCTGGGGGCCCTCGTCGAGATGTACGCGCTCCGGCGCGTGCACCTGAACGGGCACATCGCCGAATTGCTCTTCACCGTGGGCCTGGCCTTCATCATCGAGAAGGGCGTGCAGATGGCGTGGGGCCTGCTCCCCGTGCCCTATCGCGTGCCCCCCGTCCTCGACCGCGCGCTGTTCCACGTCTACGGCTCCAACTTCCACGCCTATCGCGGCTTCATGCTGCTGATCTCGATCTTGATGTTCGTGGCCATCTGGCTCCTCCTGACGCGGACCCGCATCGGCCTCGTCATCCAGGCCGCCCTCACCCATCCGGAGATGGTGGGCGCGCTGGGCCACAACGTGCCGCGCGTGTTCACGATCGTGTTCGCGGGAGGCTCGGTGCTGGCCGGCCTCGCGGGGGTCATCGGCGGCAACTACCTCGTCACCGAGCCGTCCATGGCCGCCACGATGGGGCCGATCGTCTTCGTGGTGGTGGTGTTCGGCGGGCTCGGCTCGCTCGCGGGCTGCTTCCTCGCCTCGCTGATCATGGGGCTGGTGCAGACGTACGCGGTGGTGCTCGACGTCTCGTTCGCTGATCTGCTCGCGCGCCTGGGTCTCAAGGTGACCTCGGCCACCCCGCTCGCCGAGGTGCTCACGATGCCGTTGCCCCGGGTGGGCGCGCTCCTGCCCTACCTCATGCTGATCCTCGTGCTGCTCATCAAGCCGCGCGGGCTCATGGGGACCCGCGACACATGA